A DNA window from Paenibacillus segetis contains the following coding sequences:
- a CDS encoding iron-hydroxamate ABC transporter substrate-binding protein, with protein sequence MKKLFIPFMLLLVLVVSACSSNTAKPEGNKDNNAPTATENNTASGTITYQSENGPIEVPANPQRVVVLSSYAGNVMSLGVNLVGVDSWSKMNPRFEDKLKDAVEVSDESLEKIIELNPDLIIGLSTINNVDKLSKIAPTVTFTYGKVDYLTQHLEIGKLLNKEKEAQVWIDDFKKRAQAAGEEIKAKIGADATVSVIENFDKQIYVFGDNWGRGTEILYQEMKLNMPDKVKEMALKDGYYALSLEVLPEYSGDYVIFSKNSDTDNSFQETDTYKNIPAVKNNHLFEVNAKEFYFNDPVSLDFQLEFFIKSFLGK encoded by the coding sequence ATGAAAAAGCTATTCATCCCATTTATGCTACTGTTAGTGCTAGTGGTTAGTGCTTGTAGTAGTAATACAGCAAAACCAGAGGGCAATAAGGACAATAACGCTCCAACTGCTACTGAGAATAACACGGCATCAGGAACCATCACCTACCAATCGGAGAATGGCCCAATTGAAGTGCCCGCTAATCCACAGCGAGTTGTCGTACTATCATCTTATGCTGGCAATGTAATGTCGTTGGGCGTTAATCTTGTTGGTGTAGATTCATGGTCAAAAATGAATCCACGATTCGAAGACAAGCTGAAGGATGCGGTAGAAGTCTCCGATGAGAGTTTAGAGAAAATCATTGAATTAAACCCTGATTTAATCATTGGTCTATCGACAATCAATAACGTTGATAAATTAAGTAAGATAGCCCCAACTGTAACGTTTACTTATGGAAAGGTCGATTATCTAACACAGCATTTAGAGATTGGGAAGCTTTTAAATAAGGAAAAAGAAGCCCAAGTCTGGATTGATGATTTCAAGAAACGTGCACAAGCAGCAGGGGAAGAAATTAAAGCGAAGATTGGTGCAGACGCAACGGTATCAGTCATTGAAAATTTCGACAAGCAGATCTACGTTTTCGGCGATAACTGGGGCCGTGGTACAGAAATTCTGTACCAGGAAATGAAATTAAATATGCCTGATAAAGTGAAAGAGATGGCTTTAAAAGATGGCTACTATGCATTATCGTTGGAAGTTTTGCCGGAGTACTCTGGGGACTACGTGATTTTTAGTAAAAACTCAGATACGGATAATTCATTCCAAGAAACAGATACCTATAAGAACATTCCAGCTGTAAAAAATAATCACTTATTCGAGGTCAATGCGAAAGAGTTCTACTTTAATGACCCCGTATCACTAGATTTCCAACTAGAATTCTTTATCAAAAGCTTTCTTGGAAAGTAA
- a CDS encoding FecCD family ABC transporter permease produces the protein MTTEKQSIIPFTYKFIAGIIALVGMFVIAMVFGAADTTIHDVWLALTSHATGDKLSILREIRLPREIAAIFVGAALAVSGAIMQGMTRNPLADPGLLGLSAGANAALAITLALLPSVNYLGIMVACFIGAALGTVMVFGIGAMKKGGFSPLRIVLAGSAVSAFLYAIAEGVGIYFKISKDVSMWTAGGIIGTSWSQLQIIVPFISLGILIALFLSRQLTILSLSEEVAVGLGQKTTQVKVILYIVIILLAGASVALVGNMAFIGLMVPHIIRAIVGTDYRFIIPMSAISGATFMLFADTLGRTINSPYETPVAAIVAMMGLPFFLFIVRKGGKAFS, from the coding sequence ATGACTACTGAAAAGCAAAGTATCATCCCATTTACATATAAATTTATTGCAGGAATCATTGCGTTGGTTGGCATGTTTGTTATTGCCATGGTATTTGGAGCAGCCGACACCACGATCCATGATGTATGGCTAGCGCTCACTTCTCATGCCACAGGGGACAAACTATCGATCCTCCGTGAAATTCGTTTACCACGTGAAATTGCGGCGATTTTTGTGGGGGCTGCCTTAGCCGTATCTGGTGCAATCATGCAAGGAATGACAAGGAATCCACTTGCGGATCCTGGTTTGCTTGGATTATCTGCAGGGGCTAATGCGGCACTAGCTATCACGCTGGCACTACTGCCTTCGGTCAATTATCTTGGCATTATGGTGGCTTGTTTTATTGGAGCCGCTCTCGGAACAGTCATGGTATTCGGTATTGGAGCCATGAAAAAAGGGGGATTCTCTCCTCTGCGTATAGTACTTGCTGGTTCAGCGGTCTCCGCATTTCTGTACGCTATCGCGGAAGGGGTGGGCATCTATTTTAAAATCTCTAAAGACGTTTCGATGTGGACAGCAGGTGGGATTATTGGAACTTCATGGAGCCAGTTACAAATCATTGTTCCGTTTATCTCGTTAGGCATCCTTATTGCACTATTCCTCTCAAGACAGCTAACCATTCTTAGTTTAAGTGAAGAGGTTGCTGTTGGATTAGGTCAAAAGACGACGCAAGTCAAAGTCATCCTATACATCGTTATCATTCTGCTCGCAGGGGCATCCGTTGCGCTTGTTGGGAATATGGCATTCATTGGTCTCATGGTCCCACATATTATTCGTGCGATCGTGGGGACCGATTATCGTTTTATCATCCCGATGTCTGCCATTTCGGGTGCTACATTTATGCTGTTTGCAGATACACTAGGTCGTACTATTAATTCGCCCTATGAAACACCTGTAGCCGCTATTGTTGCGATGATGGGTTTACCTTTCTTCCTGTTCATCGTGCGTAAAGGGGGCAAAGCATTCTCATGA
- a CDS encoding FecCD family ABC transporter permease: MIHPALIRKQRIIVITLLALIVISIIVATGLGYSSLSYNRLIPTLLGHGTFKEEFVLFSVRLPRIIITLLAGMALALSGAILQGVTRNDLADPGIIGINSGAGVAIAAFFLFFPIKAGSFVYLLPLVAFVGALLTACIIYVLSYNKNVGLQPVRLVLIGIGFSMALSGVMIVLISSAERAKVDFIAKWLAGNIWGSDWPFIWAILPWLVILIPFALYKANRLNLLGLSEPVAIGVGVSIEKERIVLLLTAVALAASAVSVTGGIAFVGLMAPHIAKALVGPRNQMFIPVAILIGGWLLLFADTIGRNIVEPDGIPAGIMVAIIGAPYFMYLLMKK; encoded by the coding sequence ATGATTCATCCCGCATTAATTAGAAAACAACGAATCATTGTGATTACGCTGTTAGCGCTCATTGTTATTTCAATCATTGTTGCAACTGGACTAGGATACTCATCACTATCTTATAATCGATTGATTCCAACCCTTCTAGGTCATGGGACATTCAAAGAGGAATTTGTGCTATTTTCCGTTCGATTACCGAGGATTATTATTACCTTATTAGCAGGGATGGCACTTGCACTATCGGGTGCTATTTTGCAAGGCGTTACACGAAATGATCTAGCAGATCCAGGCATTATAGGTATCAACTCTGGTGCTGGTGTTGCTATTGCAGCTTTCTTTTTGTTCTTTCCGATCAAAGCGGGCTCATTTGTGTATTTGCTTCCGCTGGTTGCTTTTGTTGGTGCTCTTCTTACTGCATGCATCATATATGTGTTGTCGTATAACAAAAATGTAGGCCTGCAGCCAGTAAGATTAGTGCTTATTGGGATTGGATTTTCCATGGCATTATCTGGGGTCATGATTGTACTGATCTCATCAGCTGAACGTGCAAAAGTGGATTTCATCGCTAAATGGTTGGCGGGGAATATCTGGGGATCAGACTGGCCTTTTATCTGGGCTATCCTTCCGTGGCTAGTGATTCTCATTCCTTTTGCTCTGTACAAAGCAAATCGATTGAATCTTCTAGGGCTAAGTGAGCCGGTCGCCATCGGTGTCGGTGTATCTATTGAAAAAGAACGTATCGTACTGCTACTAACTGCGGTGGCACTAGCCGCTTCTGCGGTTTCCGTCACAGGGGGAATTGCCTTTGTCGGACTGATGGCTCCGCATATCGCCAAAGCCTTAGTAGGACCACGAAATCAAATGTTCATCCCGGTTGCTATTCTGATTGGCGGTTGGCTACTATTATTTGCCGACACCATAGGGCGTAACATCGTAGAACCCGATGGAATCCCAGCGGGTATCATGGTCGCCATCATCGGCGCTCCATATTTTATGTACTTATTAATGAAAAAGTAG
- a CDS encoding VanZ family protein, with protein sequence MLNFYLFPISYAFLTFPIAALLFTLPFLIVQYRKHGYIHKYRAFILYLFLLYMMNAFYLIILPLPPSIHNAPPNVSSYMQWIPFHFIQDIMRETQVNPGVPATYLHLFKERAFLQVLFNVLITVPFGVFLRYYFRVGWVKCLVLTFCLTLFFEITQVTGIYGIYDYPYRLFDVDDLMTNTVGGMVGFIAAEWASRLPLIPRIDKLDEHVDLSKKRVTYTRRGIALLLDWLIILPVLTVLVVLGFQYSYVTVMILYFLVIPYITNGRTFGKWVVRIRLKGKKERLMLRELVIRYGLLYLFVGGLNVLLISVNTAYFHGLMLVLFAFILFVLDLVFAIHVVRCIFNRDRQLFYEKKSGTGHVIS encoded by the coding sequence ATGCTTAACTTTTATTTATTCCCGATCTCCTATGCGTTTCTAACTTTTCCGATCGCCGCTTTATTGTTTACGTTACCGTTCTTAATCGTTCAATATCGAAAACATGGCTATATTCACAAGTATCGGGCTTTTATTCTATATCTGTTTCTTTTATATATGATGAATGCCTTCTATTTAATTATTCTCCCACTACCACCTTCAATACATAACGCACCACCTAATGTATCTTCCTACATGCAATGGATTCCGTTCCATTTTATTCAGGATATTATGCGAGAAACACAAGTTAACCCGGGTGTCCCTGCTACTTACTTACATTTGTTTAAGGAACGGGCCTTTCTGCAGGTTCTATTTAATGTTCTGATTACAGTTCCGTTTGGGGTTTTCTTGCGCTATTATTTCCGGGTCGGCTGGGTAAAATGTCTCGTCCTTACGTTTTGTTTGACTCTGTTCTTTGAAATTACGCAGGTAACTGGCATTTACGGGATCTACGATTATCCTTATCGGTTGTTCGATGTCGATGATCTGATGACGAATACGGTTGGAGGTATGGTTGGATTTATTGCCGCTGAGTGGGCATCACGCCTTCCTCTAATCCCCCGAATAGATAAGCTAGATGAACATGTGGATTTATCGAAAAAAAGAGTAACTTATACTCGTAGAGGGATCGCTCTCCTATTAGATTGGCTAATCATTCTACCTGTTCTAACGGTACTTGTAGTCTTAGGATTTCAGTATTCTTATGTCACAGTGATGATCTTGTACTTTCTAGTTATCCCATATATCACAAATGGTCGTACCTTTGGAAAATGGGTTGTGCGGATTCGGCTCAAGGGAAAAAAAGAGCGTCTGATGTTGCGTGAGCTTGTTATCAGGTATGGACTCCTCTATCTATTTGTCGGAGGACTCAATGTGCTATTAATTAGCGTGAACACCGCCTATTTTCATGGGCTTATGCTAGTTTTGTTTGCATTTATCCTGTTCGTTCTTGATCTGGTGTTTGCGATACACGTTGTACGTTGTATATTCAATCGGGATCGCCAACTCTTTTACGAGAAAAAAAGCGGAACTGGGCATGTGATCAGTTAG
- a CDS encoding sulfatase-like hydrolase/transferase: MDHASPLPRQLDKPNFLVLVVDEERYPTLYENPEITEWRRHNLVTHELLRSNSLEFHRHYIGSYACAPSRATMFTGQYTSLHGVTQTNGIAKETFDSDMFWLDRNTVPTMGDYFRAAGYQTYYKGKWHISYEDIVIPGTHMGIPSYNPVTGVPDIGQEHLYAQADRLDNFGFSQWIGPEPHGKNPRNSGSSATIGLSGRDEVYAAEVVELIESLDRQIQQDQNNNTAPWLVVASFVNPHDIVLYGALTARLPNFKFNVGPDVPEVAPPPTLHESLVTKPRCQASYRDIYPRALQPIIDQSFYRRLYYQLQKNADMQMHKVFEALTRSSFYDNTIVIFTSDHGDLLGAHGNLHQKWYCAYEEVVHVPFLIHNKHLFPQHQNTHALTSHLDLLPTMLGLAGANVEEIQNHLRNSFSEVRPFVGQDLTPLILEQDHAAIADQPIYFMSDDDVTRGQHQVNPLGESYPSVIQPNHIESVITTLKRNGNKELWKLARYFDNDQFWSQPGKEDVRVQPVGDSSDGQCSQWIETVKTQPVQEEYELYNLSDDPLETRNLAYPSFATPQTREIQQWMTNLLAEQSQQKRLYPC; the protein is encoded by the coding sequence ATGGATCATGCTTCTCCCCTTCCTCGTCAGCTGGATAAACCTAATTTTCTTGTACTCGTCGTGGATGAGGAACGGTACCCAACCCTTTATGAAAACCCGGAAATAACAGAATGGCGCAGGCATAATCTCGTGACTCACGAACTTTTGAGATCAAACTCGCTGGAATTCCACCGGCATTATATTGGAAGTTATGCATGCGCGCCTAGCCGAGCAACCATGTTCACCGGCCAATATACTTCACTTCACGGGGTCACTCAGACGAACGGAATCGCAAAGGAAACCTTTGATTCCGATATGTTTTGGCTGGATCGAAATACCGTGCCTACAATGGGCGATTATTTTCGTGCGGCCGGATACCAGACCTACTATAAAGGAAAATGGCATATCTCCTACGAGGATATTGTTATTCCCGGCACACATATGGGGATCCCTAGCTATAATCCAGTGACAGGTGTACCTGACATCGGGCAGGAACATTTATATGCTCAAGCGGACCGTTTAGATAACTTCGGTTTTAGTCAATGGATTGGTCCTGAGCCGCACGGTAAAAACCCTCGCAATTCTGGTTCCTCCGCTACGATTGGATTAAGTGGCCGAGATGAAGTTTATGCCGCAGAGGTCGTTGAACTGATCGAATCCCTGGACCGTCAGATTCAGCAAGATCAGAACAATAATACCGCTCCTTGGCTAGTGGTAGCATCCTTTGTGAACCCACATGACATTGTCTTGTATGGCGCGCTTACCGCGCGATTGCCTAATTTTAAGTTCAATGTAGGACCTGATGTACCCGAAGTCGCTCCTCCACCAACATTACACGAATCTCTGGTCACGAAACCACGCTGTCAGGCCAGCTATCGAGATATCTATCCCCGGGCCTTGCAGCCTATTATCGATCAATCTTTTTATCGTAGGCTTTACTATCAGCTACAGAAAAACGCCGATATGCAAATGCATAAGGTATTCGAAGCTCTTACTCGCTCCTCTTTTTATGACAATACAATAGTTATTTTCACATCTGATCATGGGGACCTATTGGGCGCTCACGGCAATCTTCATCAAAAATGGTACTGTGCCTATGAAGAGGTTGTGCACGTTCCTTTCCTCATTCATAATAAGCATCTTTTTCCGCAGCATCAGAATACTCACGCACTGACTAGCCATTTAGATCTTCTGCCTACCATGCTTGGCTTAGCTGGTGCAAACGTAGAAGAGATTCAGAACCATTTGCGCAACAGCTTCAGTGAAGTTCGGCCTTTTGTGGGGCAGGATCTTACGCCATTGATCTTAGAACAGGACCATGCTGCTATAGCGGATCAACCGATCTATTTTATGTCCGATGACGACGTTACCCGAGGGCAACACCAAGTCAACCCGCTTGGGGAGTCATACCCATCGGTAATTCAACCTAACCACATCGAGTCCGTGATCACGACATTAAAGCGAAATGGCAATAAAGAGCTGTGGAAATTGGCGCGTTATTTTGATAATGATCAATTCTGGAGTCAACCGGGCAAGGAAGATGTCAGGGTGCAACCTGTTGGGGACAGTTCTGATGGACAGTGCTCCCAGTGGATCGAAACAGTAAAAACACAACCTGTACAAGAAGAATATGAACTCTATAATTTATCCGATGATCCTTTAGAAACTCGTAACCTGGCATATCCCTCATTCGCCACACCGCAAACCAGAGAAATTCAACAATGGATGACGAATTTACTTGCAGAACAAAGCCAACAAAAACGTTTGTACCCTTGCTAA
- a CDS encoding sensor histidine kinase, translated as MNKLNQKLITRIVLVFCVVVIFSLVMNTFFLPKYLLYQKKQSLAALTGQIETMDTNQLLRDVEVLENEHSVTIVYTTLTKNVDSLNELIKDSLSRKGITLSKFWITEESIAKLSENKIVRKIYNQEKLKSSFLVSFLKKDNKIFVIGESISHSTDTLRIVNRFNIYIYVGELLLLIMLSGLFTRRIVKPLAKIQTAAEEISKLSFTKVQVQTGDEIEVLAKSINQMSDKLEHAQQELEVKNENLRNFIADISHELKTPLSLIKAYSAGIKDGMDDGTYIDVIQQQTDDISRLVSKLLNLSRLQTDQYEMSTFDFKLLFARTLQKYRISTQQQNIEISVDDSLLINSRVVADEQKIEMVLNNLISNAVKYTTNGRIHITVANKEEDGHTLFFTISNGIEEHEGQPQVQWDNIWEPFYVLESSRNKQLSGTGLGLSIVRAILQKHASIFGFTIHHGEIEFYFSL; from the coding sequence ATGAATAAGTTAAACCAAAAACTAATTACGCGGATTGTACTGGTGTTTTGTGTTGTCGTTATTTTTTCTTTGGTCATGAACACTTTTTTCTTACCAAAATATCTTTTGTATCAGAAAAAGCAATCACTGGCAGCTCTAACAGGACAGATCGAGACGATGGATACGAATCAGTTACTACGAGATGTGGAAGTCCTTGAGAACGAGCATAGTGTAACCATTGTCTATACGACATTAACGAAAAATGTTGATAGCCTAAATGAGTTGATCAAAGATAGCTTGAGTAGAAAAGGGATTACGCTGAGCAAGTTCTGGATCACAGAAGAGAGTATTGCAAAGCTGAGCGAGAATAAGATCGTTCGAAAAATCTATAACCAGGAAAAGTTGAAATCGAGCTTTCTCGTTTCTTTTTTAAAGAAAGATAACAAAATCTTTGTCATTGGTGAATCGATCTCACATTCAACGGATACGCTGAGGATCGTTAATCGATTTAATATATATATTTATGTTGGAGAGTTGTTGTTATTGATCATGTTGTCCGGGCTGTTTACAAGGCGCATCGTAAAGCCATTAGCTAAAATACAGACAGCAGCTGAGGAAATCTCGAAGTTATCTTTTACTAAAGTTCAAGTTCAAACGGGGGATGAAATTGAGGTTTTAGCAAAGAGCATTAATCAAATGAGTGATAAGCTAGAACATGCGCAGCAAGAGTTAGAAGTTAAAAATGAAAACTTGCGGAATTTTATCGCTGATATATCGCATGAGCTGAAGACCCCTCTATCCTTGATCAAGGCCTACTCTGCAGGGATAAAAGATGGTATGGACGATGGTACTTATATTGATGTGATCCAGCAGCAAACCGATGATATTTCGAGGTTGGTTAGTAAGCTATTGAACCTATCCAGATTACAAACGGATCAATATGAGATGAGTACTTTTGACTTCAAGCTGTTGTTCGCGAGGACCTTACAGAAGTATCGCATTTCTACTCAGCAGCAGAACATTGAGATTTCTGTGGATGACAGCTTACTTATAAATTCACGGGTTGTGGCAGATGAACAGAAGATTGAGATGGTCCTGAACAATCTGATTTCTAATGCGGTGAAGTATACAACGAATGGACGTATTCATATTACCGTTGCCAACAAGGAAGAAGATGGCCATACTCTATTCTTCACGATTTCAAATGGAATCGAGGAACATGAGGGGCAACCGCAGGTGCAGTGGGATAACATCTGGGAGCCGTTTTACGTGTTGGAGAGTTCCCGAAATAAACAGCTCAGCGGAACGGGCCTCGGCCTGTCCATTGTCAGAGCCATTTTGCAGAAGCATGCTTCCATCTTCGGCTTTACCATCCATCATGGAGAAATAGAATTCTATTTCTCATTGTAG
- a CDS encoding response regulator transcription factor, whose translation MNILIADDEPYMLKILNAYFEKEGFTTYQAHDGEEALHIFYNHKIDLAVLDWMMPKVNGIEVCTEIKKQSKTKVLLLTAKGEAEDELIALQSGADEYMSKPFDPRILIVRSKKMLQMDSLIYIGDLKVDMTGHKIFRNEKDVQATNKEFHLMRYFIENRGVIISRKALLDQVWGFDYFGEERTVDTHIRRLRAKIGDHVIKTHRGMGYSLDETHE comes from the coding sequence ATGAATATATTAATCGCCGATGACGAGCCCTATATGCTCAAGATATTAAATGCGTATTTTGAAAAAGAAGGCTTTACGACCTATCAGGCACATGATGGTGAAGAAGCGCTGCATATTTTCTACAATCATAAAATTGATTTAGCGGTTCTCGACTGGATGATGCCTAAAGTGAATGGGATAGAAGTCTGTACCGAGATCAAGAAACAGAGCAAGACAAAGGTGTTGTTATTAACGGCAAAAGGCGAAGCTGAGGATGAATTAATCGCATTACAATCAGGTGCGGATGAATATATGAGTAAGCCTTTTGACCCTCGGATATTGATTGTGCGGTCGAAAAAAATGCTGCAAATGGATAGTCTCATTTATATAGGTGATCTAAAAGTAGATATGACTGGGCACAAGATTTTCAGAAATGAAAAAGACGTGCAGGCCACGAATAAAGAGTTTCATTTAATGCGCTATTTTATTGAAAATAGAGGGGTTATCATCTCAAGAAAGGCTTTGCTAGATCAAGTATGGGGATTCGATTATTTTGGCGAGGAACGAACGGTCGATACGCATATCCGCAGACTAAGGGCGAAAATCGGTGATCATGTGATAAAAACACATCGAGGTATGGGTTACAGTTTGGACGAGACCCATGAATAA
- a CDS encoding SET domain-containing protein: protein MIEIKTSKLSNGEFNRGVFATRDIKKGELIHEAPVIPYPNEDHEFIEKTILADYVYQYGANHTAVLLGYGSLFNHSYTPNATYEINFDQHTFDFYAYTDIQAGDEILINYNGDEDCDDILWFMEEE from the coding sequence ATGATTGAGATTAAAACTTCTAAACTTAGCAATGGCGAATTCAATAGAGGCGTATTTGCGACACGGGATATAAAAAAAGGTGAACTTATCCATGAAGCACCTGTTATTCCTTATCCAAATGAGGACCATGAATTCATAGAGAAGACAATACTAGCAGATTACGTGTACCAATATGGTGCTAATCACACAGCTGTTCTTTTAGGATATGGCAGTTTGTTTAACCACTCCTATACGCCAAATGCCACATATGAGATTAACTTTGATCAACACACTTTTGACTTCTATGCCTATACAGACATCCAAGCAGGCGATGAAATTCTCATCAACTATAACGGGGATGAAGATTGCGACGATATCCTCTGGTTCATGGAAGAAGAATAA
- a CDS encoding M20/M25/M40 family metallo-hydrolase, translated as MVGSNQSVTSVEVKYQTKQGLAKWVKWVIIPILIVGSILLGFMQIKAPQPADLNAPLDSFSALRAMEKLKVIAKEPHPMDTLAHDLVRDYLLLELKGLGLSPEIQKTYVTSELNSGQSATVENIIARIPGRDNSKAIMIAAHYDSLPRGPGAADDGAGIAAILESVRAIQVSGQLKNDLIVLMTDGEEMGLLGAKAFMDEHPWAKDVGLVLNFESRGNKGPSFMFETSDQNGWIVNEFIKAAPQPVAYSLIYNVYKLMPNDTDLTVFRQGGLDGLNFAFGMGVNAYHDSIDTPENLDKSSLQHHGEYMLSLARHFGNLDLNEVKQENRVYFNVVGWHMVSYPESWALWFTLAGTLLFVVTIWHGMYRRRMSFGGMAGGFLLSLVSLGAVFGAITLIWNKLRTTVSDQQYEAMILDPDVSIYYVLGLLFLTIVIVFLLIKWGSRYVRAENLWIGALFLWLLLCIGTTFYLPGGSYLFIWPFICSLIGLNVSLQMRKGEWIWVSVLFAVPGFVLITPIFYLVYVMMTLHMAGPLLTVSALALSLIFPMVCTPRDRGTGSGYLSQ; from the coding sequence ATGGTGGGCTCCAATCAATCCGTAACGTCAGTTGAAGTAAAGTATCAAACGAAGCAGGGACTTGCTAAATGGGTAAAATGGGTGATCATACCTATACTTATTGTAGGGTCGATACTTCTCGGTTTTATGCAAATTAAGGCGCCTCAACCAGCCGATTTGAATGCGCCGCTGGATTCATTTTCTGCGCTGCGCGCAATGGAAAAGTTGAAGGTTATCGCCAAAGAACCACATCCGATGGATACATTAGCGCATGATTTGGTACGTGATTATCTTTTGTTAGAATTAAAAGGACTTGGGCTAAGTCCAGAAATCCAGAAAACTTATGTCACTTCAGAACTGAATAGCGGACAATCAGCGACAGTTGAGAATATCATTGCACGAATTCCAGGGAGAGATAATAGTAAGGCAATTATGATTGCTGCGCATTATGATTCTTTGCCCAGAGGTCCTGGAGCTGCAGATGATGGTGCAGGTATAGCAGCAATATTGGAGTCGGTGCGCGCGATCCAAGTATCAGGCCAATTGAAGAATGACCTAATAGTACTTATGACAGATGGCGAGGAAATGGGTCTGCTTGGAGCAAAGGCCTTTATGGATGAACATCCATGGGCCAAAGATGTAGGATTGGTTCTTAATTTTGAATCTCGGGGGAATAAAGGTCCGTCATTTATGTTCGAGACAAGCGATCAGAACGGCTGGATTGTTAACGAATTCATCAAAGCGGCGCCACAGCCCGTGGCTTATTCGCTTATTTATAATGTGTATAAGCTAATGCCAAATGATACTGATTTGACGGTGTTCCGACAAGGTGGTCTTGATGGGTTGAATTTCGCCTTTGGAATGGGGGTAAATGCCTATCATGATTCGATAGACACTCCGGAAAATTTGGATAAATCAAGCCTGCAACATCACGGAGAATATATGCTGAGCTTAGCTCGCCATTTTGGGAATTTGGATTTAAATGAAGTGAAGCAAGAGAACCGGGTATATTTTAACGTTGTTGGTTGGCATATGGTTAGTTATCCGGAGTCTTGGGCGTTATGGTTCACACTAGCAGGCACCCTTCTATTTGTTGTTACCATATGGCATGGAATGTACCGACGGCGGATGAGCTTTGGCGGTATGGCGGGAGGATTTCTATTATCATTGGTTAGTTTAGGGGCGGTCTTCGGTGCAATTACCCTAATATGGAACAAACTGCGCACCACCGTATCGGATCAACAATATGAAGCGATGATTTTAGATCCCGATGTAAGTATTTACTATGTTCTGGGTTTGTTGTTCCTTACGATTGTCATTGTCTTCTTGCTCATAAAATGGGGCTCTCGATATGTTCGCGCGGAGAATCTTTGGATAGGAGCACTATTCCTTTGGCTCTTACTATGTATAGGAACGACGTTCTATCTACCAGGTGGAAGTTATTTATTCATTTGGCCGTTCATTTGTAGCCTCATAGGATTAAATGTCTCCCTTCAAATGCGCAAAGGTGAATGGATATGGGTATCTGTATTATTCGCAGTACCGGGATTTGTGTTGATCACACCTATTTTCTACCTCGTGTATGTCATGATGACCCTGCATATGGCAGGGCCGTTGTTAACGGTGAGTGCACTGGCATTATCTTTGATCTTCCCAATGGTTTGCACACCTAGGGACAGGGGAACAGGTTCAGGTTACTTGTCCCAGTAG